ACGGCGGACCGCGTCTCCAAGCAGGTCGGCTTCCCGGTCGTCTCGGTCTCCCAGTCGATGCGTCTGATCGCCCTCTACGTCGACGGCCAGCGCCGCGTCCTGGAGGACTCCGCGGCGATCCTGTCCCGCGCGAACCAGGCCCTGGCGACCCTGGAGCGGTACAAGCTCCGCCTCGACGAGGTCGCGGGCACGCTGTCGGCGCTGGAGATCGAGGACCTGGTCACGGTCCGGGACGTCTCGGCGGTGGCCCAGCGCCTGGAGATGGTCCGCCGGATCGCCACGGAGATCGCCGAGTACGTCGTCGAACTCGGCACCGACGGCCGCCTCCTGGCCCTCCAGCTCGACGAGCTGATCGCGGGCGTCGAGCCGGAACGCGAGCTGGTCGTCCGGGACTACGTCCCCGAGCCCACCGCCAAGCGCTCCCGCACGGTGGAGGAGGCCCTGTACGAACTCGACGCCCTCACCCACGCGGAGCTGCTCGAACTCCAGACGGTGGCAAAGGGGTTGGGCTACACGGGTTCGCCGGAGGCCCTCGACTCGGCGGTGTCCCCCAGGGGCTTCCGCCTCCTGGCGAAGGTCCCGAGGCTCCCCGGCGCCATCATCGACCGCCTGGTGGAACACTTCGGCGGCCTACAGAAGCTCCTCGCGGCAAGCGTGGACGACTTGCAGACGGTCGACGGCGTCGGCGAGGCAAGGGCGAGGAGCGTACGGGAAGGTCTCTCGCGGCTGGCCGAGAGCTCCATTCTGGAACGCTACGTATAAGCCCTTAGTCGCTCTCCAGCACGAACGACGTCTGCACCTTCGCAAACCCGGGCGCGGCCAGCTCCACCAGATACGTCCCCGCCCCCGCCACCCCCGCCGGAGGCGTCGCGCACTCCGGCGCGCTCGGCTTACGGTCCCACTTCACGGTGTACGTGATGCTGCTGCCGGCCGGCGCCCGGAACACGAGGTTCCCCGCGGTCTTCGGGCAGTCGGCGGACGACCAGTAGTCGTCGTCCTCCGCGGCCTGAGTGATCGTCAACACCGCACTCTTCGGCCCGAGATCGACCTTGCAGTCGCCGCCTGAGGAGTTCGCCGCGGTCACCAGCAGGGTGGGCGTCTCACCGGGCTCGTACCCGTTGTGGAGGCTGCGCACGGTCAACTTCACCGCACCGGGCGTGCAGTTGGGCAGTGCGGAGCCCGCGGGCACCGTGTCGCTTTGACCGACACCGCTGCCCGCACCGCCGCCGGCCGCCCCGCCGTCCGAACCGCCGGAACCGGAGCCGCCGGAGGCCCCGGAACCCTCGGTGGACCCGGAGCCATCACCGGACGCGTCATCGGACCCCGATCCACCGGAGCCCCCGCCACCGCTCGACTCGTCGCGCCCGCCCGGGGCTTGACTGATCGCCGGCCCGGAACTCGTCGGCCCGGGGGTGATGGAGGTCGCGGGATTCTTGCCGTTGGACCCGTCGGCACCGTTCTTGCCGCCACCGCCGCCCGAGGTCACCACCCACGCGATCAGCAGCGCCAACAGGGCCAATACAGACAGCAGTACGGCCCTCCGACGCCAGTAGATGGTGGAGGGAAGCGGCCCGACCGGATTGCGCAGAGATCCCACGGCGCAAACTGTACGAGAGATCGGCGGCTCCGCTGCCCCTACCCGCCGCGAGGGATCACAACTTTTCCGGATCATCATTCCGGTCGCGGGTGTTCCACCCCCGCCTGTCGTCGGGTGCGACCCCTGACGATCGCGGAGTGTGATCACATCGGTCCATCGCCTACGGTCAGTGACCATCCCTCCGGGCAATTCGTCTCCACAGGGTGACGCGCCGCCTCCCGAAGGCACGCGAGTTCGCGATCGCGGCACTTGCACCTCTGGCCACGGCTCTGGCGTACGAGTGGTCACCCCGGCCGTGGTCGCCTGCGACTGGAGAAACGGCACTGCTGGCGATCGTCAGGTGCCGTCGTACACCTCGGGGGTGGCGGTGCCCCCGCGCCCCCTCCCCCGCATGGCAGGATCGGAAGGCCATGACTGCGCCCCTCACCACACCCCCCGCCCTCTCCGAAGCCGAAGCGGCAGCCGAGGCCGCGGCCGGGAGCGAAACCCGGACCGACGCCCGAGCCGACGCCCCCGCCGGAGAGCACCTGCACGCCCCCGTCATCGACTGGTTCGACGAGCACGCCCGCGATCTGCCGTGGCGGCGCCCCGAGGCCGGGCCGTGGGGGGTGATGGTCAGTGAGTTCATGCTCCAGCAGACACCGGTCGGCCGCGTCCTGCCGGTCTACGAGCAGTGGGTGGCCCGCTGGCCGCGCCCCGCCGACCTCGCCCAGGAGGCGCCCGGCGAGGCCGTACGCGCCTGGGGCAGGCTCGGATATCCGCGGCGGGCGCTGCGCCTGCACGGCGCCGCCGTCGCGATAACGGAACGGCACGGCGGCGACGTACCCACCGACCACGCCCAGCTGCTCGCGCTGCCCGGCATCGGCGAGTACACCGCGGCGGCCGTCGCCTCCTTCGCCTACGGGCAGCGGCACGCGGTCCTCGACACCAACGTCCGGCGGGTCTTCGCGCGGGCCGTCACCGGGGTGCAGTACCCGCCGAACGCCACCACCGCGGCCGAACGCAGGCTGGCCCGCGCCCTGTTGCCGGCGGACGAGCCCACCGCGTCCCGCTGGGCCGCCGCGTCCATGGAGCTCGGCGCGCTGGTGTGCACCGCCAAGAACGAGTCCTGCCACCGCTGCCCGATCGCCGCGCAGTGCGCCTGGCGGCTCGCGGGCAAGCCCGAGCACGACGGTCCGCCGCGGCGCGGACAGACGTACGCCGGTACCGACCGCCAGGTGCGCGGCAAGCTGCTGGCCGTCCTGCGCGACGCGCACGCGCCCGTGCCGCAGGCCGCGCTCGACCGGGTGTGGCACGAGCCGGTGCAGCGCGCCCGGGCCCTGGACGGACTCGTCGCGGACGGGCTCGTGGAGCCGCTGTCCGGCGGTTTGTATCGGCTGCCGTTGACGTAACGCCGCACAGACACCGCCCCAAATCCCCCTGAACCGGCGCCATTCGCTGCGCCGGTTTACCCCTTTACTGCTTCCGTTACACAACCGACGGACAGCCGAGGGCTAGCCGCGCGCTGCTCCGCACAGCCCCGTGACAACCGCTCCGTAGCTTCATTGGCGTACCGCAGGACGGCGGCACACAGGCAATGAGGAACCGGCGGCAGGCAAGTCGGAAACGGGGATGGAGGCGGTCGGTCATGGCGCAGGGAGAGGTGCTCGAATTCGAGGAGTACGTCCGCACCCGGCAGGACGCGTTGCTGCGCAGCGCCCGTCGCCTGGTCCCGGACCCGGTCGACGCACAGGACCTGCTTCAGACGGCGCTGGCGCGGACGTACGGCCGCTGGGAGACCATCGAGGACAAGCGGCTGGCGGACGCCTATCTGCGCCGGGTCATGATCAACACCCGGACCGAGTGGTGGCGGGCCCGCAAGCTGGAGGAGGTGCCGACCGAGCAGCTCCCGGACGCCTCGGTCGACGACGCCACCGAGCAGCACGCGGACCGCGCCCTGCTGATGGACATCATGAAGGTGCTCGCCCCCAAGCAGCGTTCCGTGGTCGTCCTGCGACACTGGGAGCAGATGTCCACGGAGGAGACGGCCGCCGCCCTCGGCATGTCGGCCGGAACGGTCAAGAGCACGCTGCACCGGGCCCTCGCCCGGCTCCGCGAGGAGCTGGAGAGCCGCGATCTGGACGCACGCGCGCTGGAGCGTGAGGAGCGGGAGCGTTGCACGGCGGCCTGACCGACAGGGCTCGCGGCGCCGACGGGACATGCGGCGCCGACCCCGACCCCGTACCGGGGCGGGGCGCTTTCCAGGCGGCGATGACGGCGGTGGCCGTACTCGCCGCCCTTGCCCTTTTCGCCTCCGCCTGCGCCACCGGTGGCACCGGCACACGCGACGAGGGCCCGGCCCACGTCGAGACCTCGGCCGGTACGGAGATGGCGGTGGGCGCCGCGCCCTCGGCGACGGCCTCGTACTCCGGCAATCTGACCAAGACGGAGGCCGCCCAGCTGCTCAAGGACGACCCCTCGGTCTCGGCGGAGGTCAAGAACGACCTCCAGCCCTGCACCGGCGACGACCCGCCCGTCGACGTGACCTCCGGGGACCTGACCGGCGGCACCGCGCGTGACGTCGTGGTCAACGTGCTGACCTGCGGCGACATCATCGGCATAGGGGCGTACGTGTATCGCCTCCAGGACGGCGCGTACGAGAATGTGTTCAAGGCCGAGGAGCCCCCGGTCTACGCGCAGATCGACCGCGGCGACCTCGTGGTGGACAAGCAGGTGTACGAGAAGGGTGACGCGGTGGCGGAACCCTCCGGCGAGTACGTGTTCATCTACCACTGGACGGCGGGCCACTTCGTGAAGCGCTGGGACCAGTACAGCGAGTACGGCGAGACGTCCGGGGACACGGCCCGGGACACGCCCACTCCGGTGCCGACGACCTGAATTCCGGAACACCCTGGATTCCGTGAACCGATCGGGCCCTCCGGAACGATCACCTTTCGACAGCAAGACGAAAACGCAAGACCAAGACCAAGCCGCAAGACCAAGCCGCAAGACCAAGGACAGAGAGCAGCGGGATGGCAGACCAGACTCACGTTCTGTTCGTCGAGGACGACGACGTCATCCGCGAGGCCACCCAGCTCGCCCTGGAGCGGGACGGCTTCGCGGTCACCGCGATGCCCGACGGCTTGTCGGGCCTGGAGGCGTTCCGGGCGAACCGCCCGGACATCGCCCTGCTCGACGTCATGGTCCCGGGCCTGGACGGCGTCAGCCTGTGCCGGCGTATCCGGGACGAGTCGACCGTGCCGGTGATCATGCTGTCGGCGCGCGCGGACTCCATCGACGTCGTGCTGGGCCTGGAGGCAGGCGCCGACGACTATGTGACGAAGCCGTTCGACGGCGCCGTGCTGGTCGCCCGGATCCGCGCGGTGCTGCGCCGCTTCGGACACGCGGGCGGCGGTGACCGGGGTGAGGAGTCCGCGTCGGCGGCGGACGGCGGTGTGCTGACCTTCGGCGAGCTGGAGATCGACACCGAGGGCATGGAGGTGCGCCGGTCCGGCGAGCCGGTGGCGCTCACTCCGACCGAGATGCGCCTGCTCCTGGAGTTCTCCTCCGCGCCGGGCACGGTCCTGTCCCGAGACAAGCTCCTGGAGCGCGTGTGGGACTACGGCTGGGGCGGTGACACGCGCGTGGTGGACGTCCATGTGCAGCGGCTGCGGACGAAGATCGGCCAGGACCGCATCGAGACGGTCCGTGGCTTCGGCTACAAGTTGAAGGCCTGAGCGGGGCGGACATGCGGGGGACATTTCAGCGCCTGGTTCCGGCGCGGCTGGAGCGTACGGGCATTCGTACGGGACTGCGGTGGAAGCTGAGCGCCGCCATCGCGTTCGTCGGGGCACTCGTCGCGATCGCGCTGAGCCTGGTCGTGCACAACGCGGCCCGGGTCTCGATGCTGGACAACGCCCGCGATCTCGCGGACGAGCGCATCCAGATCGCCCAGCGCAACTACGACCAGTACAAACGACCGAACCCCTTCCCCAACGTCAAGATCAACGACTCCTCGCTGCCGGCGGAGCTGCGGGAGAAGGTCGAGCACGGGCGCCGGGCCACGTACGTGACCGACCGGCCCGGCGGGGAGCCGGACATCTGGGCCGCCGTACCGGCCGCCGACGGGAACGTGCTCTCCCTGCACACCACGTTCACCGACCGCAGCACCGACATCCTCAACGACCTCGACCAGGCCCTGGTCATCGGCTCCATCGCGGTGGTCCTCGGCGGCAGCGCCCTCGGTGTGCTCATCGGGGGCCGGCTGTCGAGCCGGCTGCGCAAGGCGGCGACCGCCGCGGGGCAGGTCGCGAGCGGTGAGACGGACGTCCGGGTGCGGGACGCCATCGGCGGTGTCGTACGGGACGAGACCGACGACCTCGCGAGCGCGGTCGACGCGATGACGGACGCGCTGCAACAGCGCATCGAGGCCGAGCGCCGGGTCACCGCCGACATCGCGCACGAACTGCGCACCCCGGTGACGGGTCTGCTGACGGCGGCCGAGCTGCTGCCGCCCGGCCGGCCCACGGAGCTGGTCCTGGACCGGGCGAAGGCGATGCGCACCCTCGTCGAGGACGTGTTGGAGGTGGCCCGCCTGGACAGCGCGTCCGAGCGGGCGGAGTTGCAGGACATCCTGCTGGGCGAGTTCGTCAGCCGGCGGGTGGCGGCCAAGGACCCGGAGATCGAGGTCCGCGTGGTGCACGAGTCGATGGTCACCACCGACCCGCGGCGCCTGGAGCGCGTCCTGTTCAACCTCCTCGCCAACGCCGCGCGGCACGGCAAGCCGCCGATCGAGGTCACCGTCGAGGGCCGCGTCATACGCGTCCGCGACCATGGCCCCGGCTTCCCCGAGGATCTCCTCGCCGAGGGCCCGAGCCGTTTCCGCACGGGCAGCGCGGACCGCGCGGGGCACGGCCACGGCCTCGGTCTGACCATCGCCGCGGGCCAGGCCCGGGTGCTGGGCGCCCGGCTCACCTTCCGCAACATCAGACCGGCGGGCGCGCCGGAGGGGATGCGGGCGGAGGGTGCGGTGGCGGTGCTGTGGCTGCCGGAGCACGCGCCGACGAACACGGGGAGCTATCCGATGATGCCGTGAGGTTCGGCGCGTCACTCCCGGGTGCCGTTGTCGTCACGGAGGACCGCCTCGATGCCGTACGGCATGCAGAAGGCCCCCGGGGCGGACACCGGCCGGGGGCCTTCAGCTCATCTGCGCTTGCGCGCTTCAACTCATCTGCGCTGCCGCGCTACTGCGCTGCCGCGCTACCGCGCGCTTCTGCTCGATCGCTCACCGACGGGTCAGACGGCCTCGACCATCGGCGTCGGAGCCGCGGCGGCCTCCGTGTCCGTCTTCGGCCCCGCTCCCTTCAGCGCCACCTCCTTGACGAACACGGCCGCCACCAGCGCGACCACCGCGACGACGGAGCCGAGCAGGAACGCCGAGTGGGTGCCGGCGGACACCGCCTGCTGGTACGCCTCGCGCAGCGCGTCCGGCAGCTTCTCCAGGCTCGCCGCGTCCAACTGCGCGGACTGCTCGGTCATCTTGGCACCGGCCGTTCCGCCCTGGTCCGCCATGACGTCCTGGACCCGGTTGTTGAACAGGGCGCCCATGATGGCGACGCCGAACGACGATCCGAGCGTCCGGAAGAGCGTGGTGGACGACGAGGCGACGCCCATGTCCTTCATCTCGACACTGTTCTGCGCGACCAGCATGGTGATCTGCATCAGGCAGCCCATGCCGAGCCCGACGACGGCCATGAACACACCGGACGTGACGCGTGAGGTGCCGGTGTCCATCAGCGACAGCAGGTACAGGCCGATGACCATCAGCGCACTGCCGAGGACGGGGAAGACGTAGTACCGCCCGGTGCTGGTGGTCACGCGCCCCGCGACCATCGAGGTCACCAGCATGGCGCCGAGCATCGGCAGGAGCAGCAGACCGGAGTTGGTCGCGGAGGCGCCCTGGACGGACTGCTGGTAGAGCGGCAGGTAGAGCGTCGCGCCGAACATCACGAAGCCGGTGACGAAGCCGATGACCGACATCAGCGTGAAGTTGCGGCTGCGGAAGATGTGCAGCGGCACGACCGGCTCGGCGGCCTTGGTCTGCCAGAACACGAACCCGATCAGCGAGGCCACGCCGATGCCGATGAGCTCCATGATCCGCGCGGACGTCCAGGCGTACTCGGTCCCGCCCCAGGTGGTGACCAGCACGATCGAGGTGATGCCGACGGTCAGCAGCACGACACCGAGATAGTCGATGCGCGCCTTGGACCGCTTCTTCGGCAGATGCAGTACGACGCTGATCGCGGTCAGCGCGACGACGCCGAGCGGCAGGTTGATGTAGAAGGACCAGCGCCAGCCCCAGTTGTCGGTGATGGTGCCGCCGACCAGCGGTCCGCCGATCATCGCGAGCGCCATGACGCCGGCCATCATGCCCTGGTACTTGCCGCGCTCGCGCGGCGGGATGAGGTCACCGATGATCGCCATGACGCCGACCATCAGACCGCCGGCGCCGAGGCCCTGGACGGCGCGGAACCCGATGAGCTGGGGCATGTCCTGTGCCATACCGCTGAGCGCGGAGCCGATCAGGAAGATCACGATCGATGTCATGAAGGCGCCCTTGCGCCCGTACATGTCACCGAGCTTGCCCCACACGGGTGTGGAGGCCGCGGTCGCGAGCGTGTACGCCGTCACGACCCACGAGAGGTGTTCGAGTCCGCCCAGATCGCCGACGATCGTCGGCATCGCGGTGCCCACGATCATGTTGTCGAGCATCGCGAGCATCATTGTGATCATCAGGGCGAGCAGGACGACCCGCACGCTCCTGGGTTGCTTGCCGTCTACTGCTTCGTGCGTGTCCGCCGTGTCCGCCATGCTTTCCACTCCCCCAGCTACTTACTTGCCGACCGGCAAGTTGACTACACTGGGGAAAGTAGACCCCTAACTAGCCGGGCGTCAAGTAAGTTTTGGTCAAAGCCAAGGGCTTCACGAAGAATGGGCGGCACCATGGACGGCACCAAGCAGCGGCGCCGCGGGAACACCCGCCAGCGCATCCAGGACGTGGCCCTCGAACTCTTCGCCGAGCAGGGCTACGAGAAGACGTCACTGCGCGAGATCGCGGAGCGTCTGGAGGTCACGAAGGCGGCGCTGTACTACCACTTCAAGACCAAGGAAGAGATCCTGGTCAGCATCTTCGACGATCTGACCCAGCCGATACTCGACCTGATCGAGTGGGGCAAGGCGCAGCCGCACACCCTGGAGACCAAGCAGGAGATCGTACGGCGCTACAGCGACATCCTCGCCGACGCCACCCCCCTGTTCCGCTTCATGCAGGAGAACCAGGGGACGGTACGGGAACTGCGGGTCGGCGAGGACTTCAAGGGGCGTATGCAGGGCCTGCGGGACATCATGATCGACCCGAAGGCGGACCTGATCGACCAGGTCCGCTACGTCAGCGCGATCTTCACCCTGCACGCCGGAATGTTCTTCCTCCAGGACATCGACGGCGACCAGGAGGCCAAGCGCAAGGCGGTCCTACAGGTGGCGTCGGACCTGGTGACCCAGGCCCACCACGGCTCCGGCGAGGCGTAGACCGGGCTCAGACCTTCACACCCTTGGAGCGCAGGAAGGCGACCGGGTCGACGGCCGAGCCGTAGTTGGCGGTCGTACGGATCTCGAAGTGCAGGTGCGGCCCGCTGGAGTTGCCGGTGTTGCCGGACAGGGCGATGCGCTGACCGGTCTTGACGACCTGGCCGACCTTGACGTCGATGCGCGAGAGATGGGCGTACTGCGAGTAGAGCCGGTTGCCGTGCTTGATGACGATGGCGTTGCCGTACGCGGAGCCGTCACCGGCGCCGTTGCCGCCGGCCTTGACGACGGTGCCGCCGTGCGCGGCGAAGACCTTGGTGCCGCTGGACACCGCGAAGTCCTGCCCGCTGTGGGTGGACTGCCACATGCCGCCGGCCTGCGCGAAGCTGGCGCTCAGCGTGTACTTCTTCACCGGGTCGATCCAGGAGGCGGCCGAGCTCGTGCCCGCCGCGGACGCGACCCCGGTCCCCAGCACGGCCGAGGCACCCAGGCCGGCAGCCACCACGGCGACGCGGGTGCGGAGCGCGGACGTACGGGAAGAACGGGAAGAGCTGCGCGAGAACATCGAAACCTCATGGGGACGGGGACAGAAAAACCACCCGGCGCACAGGCATCCGCCGGATGGGGCATCCCTTGGTAACCCCGACATCCCGGAACGCCCAAACCACTGATCTACGACGGAAGCTAGTACTTCATCCGAAAACTTCCGCATCCTTGACAGAGGGCGCACTAGGGACGAATCCACCCAGGAGTACGGAATGCACTCAGGTGTTCCGGGGCAAAAGTCCTTTTTGCCCATTTCGGGCTTACTGCTATGCGGCTTAGTAACGGACAAATCGCCTGTGCGGCATGTCACCGGGTGCGGAGATCCAGGGACGCGGAGATGTGACGGGGGCTACGCTGCGGGGTCTCGACTCAGGGGGAGGCCGGGTGGAACTCAAGGCCGTCGCGACGAAGGAACTTGCTCAGCGGACCGGCGCCTCTGTCGGCCGCCTGGTCCATGAGGCGTTGAGGTCACCGGGCGGTCCGCCGTTCCCGCCCGAGGAGCGAATGCCGGTCACCGAGGCCCTTCTGGCGCGACTGGTCCGCCTGGCACACGTCGACATGAATGGCCTGACGGCAGTGCGCCCGGGGTATCGCGAAGTGGCCCGGCAACTCCGCCGTAAAGCACGAAACGATCCGAGCCTCTCCGCCGAAGCCGCGTCCTTCGTGGACCTCGTCACTGACTGGCTCTGTCTCCAGTTCACCGTCCTCCCCTGCCAACCCGCCGCCCGCACACCGCACGACTGGTCACAGCTCCTGGCCGAACTGATCATCAAACTCGATGAATTGGCCCCGGGAGGCGGCCTCCCGGACCTCCGCGACGCGCGGTTCCACCGCCACTACCTGACCTACGTCGCCAAACGCCACGGCCAAT
This DNA window, taken from Streptomyces sp. NBC_00663, encodes the following:
- the disA gene encoding DNA integrity scanning diadenylate cyclase DisA, whose translation is MAANDRAAAPGKSGGSSGADGLMRASLSAVAPGTALRDGLERILRGNTGGLIVLGFDKTVEPMCTGGFVLDVEFTATRLRELCKLDGGIVLSTDGSKILRAGVQLVPDPTIPTEETGTRHRTADRVSKQVGFPVVSVSQSMRLIALYVDGQRRVLEDSAAILSRANQALATLERYKLRLDEVAGTLSALEIEDLVTVRDVSAVAQRLEMVRRIATEIAEYVVELGTDGRLLALQLDELIAGVEPERELVVRDYVPEPTAKRSRTVEEALYELDALTHAELLELQTVAKGLGYTGSPEALDSAVSPRGFRLLAKVPRLPGAIIDRLVEHFGGLQKLLAASVDDLQTVDGVGEARARSVREGLSRLAESSILERYV
- a CDS encoding A/G-specific adenine glycosylase, which produces MTAPLTTPPALSEAEAAAEAAAGSETRTDARADAPAGEHLHAPVIDWFDEHARDLPWRRPEAGPWGVMVSEFMLQQTPVGRVLPVYEQWVARWPRPADLAQEAPGEAVRAWGRLGYPRRALRLHGAAVAITERHGGDVPTDHAQLLALPGIGEYTAAAVASFAYGQRHAVLDTNVRRVFARAVTGVQYPPNATTAAERRLARALLPADEPTASRWAAASMELGALVCTAKNESCHRCPIAAQCAWRLAGKPEHDGPPRRGQTYAGTDRQVRGKLLAVLRDAHAPVPQAALDRVWHEPVQRARALDGLVADGLVEPLSGGLYRLPLT
- a CDS encoding SigE family RNA polymerase sigma factor, producing MAQGEVLEFEEYVRTRQDALLRSARRLVPDPVDAQDLLQTALARTYGRWETIEDKRLADAYLRRVMINTRTEWWRARKLEEVPTEQLPDASVDDATEQHADRALLMDIMKVLAPKQRSVVVLRHWEQMSTEETAAALGMSAGTVKSTLHRALARLREELESRDLDARALEREERERCTAA
- the cseB gene encoding two-component system response regulator CseB; the protein is MADQTHVLFVEDDDVIREATQLALERDGFAVTAMPDGLSGLEAFRANRPDIALLDVMVPGLDGVSLCRRIRDESTVPVIMLSARADSIDVVLGLEAGADDYVTKPFDGAVLVARIRAVLRRFGHAGGGDRGEESASAADGGVLTFGELEIDTEGMEVRRSGEPVALTPTEMRLLLEFSSAPGTVLSRDKLLERVWDYGWGGDTRVVDVHVQRLRTKIGQDRIETVRGFGYKLKA
- the cseC gene encoding two-component system sensor histidine kinase CseC, whose protein sequence is MRGTFQRLVPARLERTGIRTGLRWKLSAAIAFVGALVAIALSLVVHNAARVSMLDNARDLADERIQIAQRNYDQYKRPNPFPNVKINDSSLPAELREKVEHGRRATYVTDRPGGEPDIWAAVPAADGNVLSLHTTFTDRSTDILNDLDQALVIGSIAVVLGGSALGVLIGGRLSSRLRKAATAAGQVASGETDVRVRDAIGGVVRDETDDLASAVDAMTDALQQRIEAERRVTADIAHELRTPVTGLLTAAELLPPGRPTELVLDRAKAMRTLVEDVLEVARLDSASERAELQDILLGEFVSRRVAAKDPEIEVRVVHESMVTTDPRRLERVLFNLLANAARHGKPPIEVTVEGRVIRVRDHGPGFPEDLLAEGPSRFRTGSADRAGHGHGLGLTIAAGQARVLGARLTFRNIRPAGAPEGMRAEGAVAVLWLPEHAPTNTGSYPMMP
- a CDS encoding MDR family MFS transporter, whose translation is MADTADTHEAVDGKQPRSVRVVLLALMITMMLAMLDNMIVGTAMPTIVGDLGGLEHLSWVVTAYTLATAASTPVWGKLGDMYGRKGAFMTSIVIFLIGSALSGMAQDMPQLIGFRAVQGLGAGGLMVGVMAIIGDLIPPRERGKYQGMMAGVMALAMIGGPLVGGTITDNWGWRWSFYINLPLGVVALTAISVVLHLPKKRSKARIDYLGVVLLTVGITSIVLVTTWGGTEYAWTSARIMELIGIGVASLIGFVFWQTKAAEPVVPLHIFRSRNFTLMSVIGFVTGFVMFGATLYLPLYQQSVQGASATNSGLLLLPMLGAMLVTSMVAGRVTTSTGRYYVFPVLGSALMVIGLYLLSLMDTGTSRVTSGVFMAVVGLGMGCLMQITMLVAQNSVEMKDMGVASSSTTLFRTLGSSFGVAIMGALFNNRVQDVMADQGGTAGAKMTEQSAQLDAASLEKLPDALREAYQQAVSAGTHSAFLLGSVVAVVALVAAVFVKEVALKGAGPKTDTEAAAAPTPMVEAV
- a CDS encoding TetR/AcrR family transcriptional regulator, whose translation is MGGTMDGTKQRRRGNTRQRIQDVALELFAEQGYEKTSLREIAERLEVTKAALYYHFKTKEEILVSIFDDLTQPILDLIEWGKAQPHTLETKQEIVRRYSDILADATPLFRFMQENQGTVRELRVGEDFKGRMQGLRDIMIDPKADLIDQVRYVSAIFTLHAGMFFLQDIDGDQEAKRKAVLQVASDLVTQAHHGSGEA
- a CDS encoding M23 family metallopeptidase, producing MFSRSSSRSSRTSALRTRVAVVAAGLGASAVLGTGVASAAGTSSAASWIDPVKKYTLSASFAQAGGMWQSTHSGQDFAVSSGTKVFAAHGGTVVKAGGNGAGDGSAYGNAIVIKHGNRLYSQYAHLSRIDVKVGQVVKTGQRIALSGNTGNSSGPHLHFEIRTTANYGSAVDPVAFLRSKGVKV